In the Kribbella sp. NBC_00482 genome, one interval contains:
- a CDS encoding ABC transporter substrate-binding protein: MLSRRKRIGAVGIAFLVSVTTGCAGWGGGAGGGGEDSINVLMVNNPQMVDLQKLTADNFTKQTGIKVNFTVLPENDVRDKISQEFSSQAGQYDVASVSNFEIPIYAKSKWIAPLSDYIAKDPSFDQDDILKPMTQSMSADDGKIYGEPFYGESSFLMYRKDILAAKGVTMPAKPTWQEVADIAAKVDNAQPGMRGICLRGQPGWGQLFAPLTTVVNTFGGTWFTQDWQAQVNSPEFTDATKFYVDLVRAHGEAGAPQAGFTECLNNTIQSNVAMWYDATSAAGSLEAPNSPVKGKMGYAPAPVVKTDSSGWLYAWAWGIQEASKKKDNAWKFISWASGKDYEKLVGEKVGWSNVPAGKRASTYELPEYVKEASAFAEPTKSAIENADPKDPGTQPRPAPGIQFIDIPEFPDLGTQVSQDVSSAIAGRMSVDEALKRGQVLADDVAERYRSRQAK; the protein is encoded by the coding sequence GTGCTGAGTAGGCGCAAACGCATCGGAGCAGTCGGTATCGCGTTCCTGGTGAGCGTGACCACCGGCTGTGCGGGCTGGGGAGGCGGAGCGGGCGGCGGTGGCGAGGACAGCATCAACGTGCTGATGGTGAACAACCCGCAGATGGTCGATCTGCAGAAACTCACCGCCGACAACTTCACGAAGCAGACCGGCATCAAGGTGAACTTCACCGTGCTGCCGGAGAACGACGTCCGGGACAAGATCAGCCAGGAGTTCTCCAGTCAGGCCGGTCAGTACGACGTGGCGTCGGTGAGCAACTTCGAGATCCCGATCTATGCCAAGAGCAAGTGGATCGCGCCGCTGTCGGACTACATCGCCAAGGATCCGTCGTTCGACCAGGACGACATCCTGAAGCCGATGACGCAGTCGATGAGCGCGGACGACGGCAAGATCTACGGCGAACCGTTCTACGGCGAGTCGTCGTTCCTGATGTACCGCAAGGACATCCTGGCGGCCAAGGGCGTGACGATGCCGGCGAAGCCGACCTGGCAGGAGGTCGCGGACATCGCGGCCAAGGTCGACAACGCGCAGCCCGGGATGCGCGGTATCTGTCTGCGCGGCCAGCCCGGCTGGGGTCAGCTGTTCGCGCCGCTCACGACGGTGGTGAACACCTTCGGCGGCACGTGGTTCACGCAGGACTGGCAGGCGCAGGTCAACTCGCCGGAGTTCACCGACGCGACCAAGTTCTACGTCGACCTGGTCCGCGCGCACGGTGAGGCGGGCGCCCCCCAGGCGGGCTTCACCGAGTGCCTGAACAACACCATCCAGAGCAACGTCGCGATGTGGTACGACGCCACGTCGGCGGCCGGTTCGCTCGAGGCGCCGAACTCGCCGGTCAAGGGCAAGATGGGCTACGCGCCCGCACCGGTCGTGAAGACCGACAGTTCCGGCTGGCTGTACGCGTGGGCCTGGGGCATCCAGGAAGCCTCGAAGAAGAAGGACAACGCCTGGAAGTTCATCTCCTGGGCGTCCGGCAAGGACTACGAGAAGCTCGTCGGCGAGAAGGTTGGCTGGTCCAACGTTCCGGCCGGCAAGCGGGCGTCGACGTACGAGCTCCCGGAGTACGTCAAGGAGGCGTCGGCGTTCGCCGAGCCGACCAAGAGCGCGATCGAGAACGCGGACCCGAAGGACCCGGGCACCCAGCCGCGGCCGGCGCCGGGCATCCAGTTCATCGACATTCCGGAGTTCCCGGACCTCGGGACCCAGGTCAGTCAGGACGTGAGTTCGGCGATCGCCGGACGGATGAGCGTCGACGAGGCACTGAAACGCGGGCAAGTGCTCGCCGACGACGTCGCCGAGCGGTACCGCTCCCGGCAAGCGAAGTGA
- the xylB gene encoding xylulokinase, with the protein MTELRLVAGVDCSTQATKVVVCDAETGAVLREGRAPHPDGTQVDPQAWWQAWETASDGLLDGVEAVAIGGQQHGMVLLDDSGEVVHPAVLWNDTSSADATTDLIAELGGAQAWAEAVGSVPVPSFTVTKLRWLRDEAAGDDASAVQREAARRAAAVVLPHDWMTHRLAADRSGIEGITTDRGDASGTGWWSPTTNSYRTDLVELAFGRQLALPRVAGPAEIVGQTAFGAAIAAGTGDNAAAALGLDLQPGDVAVSLGTSGTAFARSTHPTADPSGLVAGFADATGEYLPLVCTLNAARVMSATAQMLGLELSAFDEAAITSPGSDGLVLLPFLDGERTPDLPHSTGLIYGLTRATMQPATMARAAVEGLLCGLADAVDALRDQGLPVHRVLLLGGGARSRAVQALAPALLGAEVVLPEPAEYVALGAARQAAWALSGAATPPTWQIPVGKPEPAITVDAATIRANYEQVLTKTRSLLADPYNR; encoded by the coding sequence ATGACTGAGCTGAGGCTGGTCGCCGGGGTGGACTGCTCCACCCAGGCGACCAAGGTGGTCGTGTGCGACGCGGAGACCGGAGCGGTGCTGCGGGAAGGCCGGGCACCGCACCCGGACGGGACGCAGGTCGATCCGCAGGCCTGGTGGCAGGCGTGGGAGACCGCCTCTGATGGTCTGCTCGACGGCGTCGAGGCGGTCGCGATCGGCGGTCAGCAGCACGGGATGGTGCTCCTCGACGACTCTGGTGAGGTCGTCCACCCAGCCGTCCTGTGGAACGACACCAGTTCCGCCGACGCCACCACCGACCTGATCGCGGAGCTGGGCGGTGCTCAAGCCTGGGCCGAGGCCGTCGGCTCCGTCCCCGTCCCGTCGTTCACTGTCACCAAGCTGCGCTGGCTGCGGGACGAAGCCGCAGGTGACGACGCCAGTGCGGTGCAGCGTGAGGCCGCGCGGCGGGCTGCGGCGGTCGTGCTTCCCCATGACTGGATGACGCATCGGCTGGCGGCCGATCGGTCCGGGATCGAGGGGATCACCACCGATCGTGGGGACGCGTCCGGGACGGGGTGGTGGTCGCCGACGACGAACAGCTACCGGACTGATCTGGTCGAGCTTGCTTTCGGCCGTCAGCTCGCACTGCCGCGTGTTGCGGGGCCGGCCGAGATCGTCGGCCAGACCGCGTTCGGTGCGGCGATCGCGGCCGGCACCGGTGACAACGCGGCGGCCGCGCTCGGGCTCGACCTGCAGCCCGGTGACGTCGCCGTCTCCCTCGGCACCAGCGGTACGGCGTTCGCGCGGTCGACGCACCCGACCGCCGACCCGAGCGGCCTGGTGGCCGGTTTCGCGGACGCCACCGGCGAGTACCTGCCGCTCGTCTGCACGCTGAACGCGGCCCGCGTGATGTCCGCGACCGCGCAGATGCTCGGCCTGGAACTGTCCGCCTTCGACGAGGCCGCGATCACCTCACCGGGCAGCGACGGACTGGTCCTGCTCCCGTTCCTGGACGGCGAACGTACGCCGGACCTCCCGCACTCGACCGGCCTGATCTACGGCCTCACCCGTGCGACCATGCAGCCCGCGACGATGGCCCGCGCCGCGGTCGAGGGCCTGCTCTGCGGCCTCGCCGACGCCGTCGACGCGCTCCGCGACCAGGGCCTGCCGGTCCACCGCGTCCTGCTCCTCGGCGGTGGGGCCCGCTCCCGCGCCGTACAGGCTCTCGCTCCGGCCCTCCTCGGTGCCGAGGTCGTCCTCCCCGAGCCGGCCGAGTACGTCGCCCTGGGCGCCGCCCGCCAGGCCGCCTGGGCCCTCTCCGGCGCCGCCACCCCGCCGACCTGGCAGATCCCCGTCGGCAAACCCGAGCCGGCCATCACCGTCGACGCCGCCACCATCCGCGCCAACTACGAACAGGTCCTCACCAAGACGCGCTCCCTGCTGGCGGACCCCTACAACCGGTAG
- a CDS encoding carbohydrate ABC transporter permease — translation MSGQVTIVTGKKSRGGGFFLGGLAWIVGILFVLPVVWMLLTSFHTEEDAAKNPPDLGAPLTLDGYRSFFDTGPWPSIANSLTASILSTVLVILLAFPAAYALSIRPVKKWTDVLFFFLSTKMLPVVAGLLPIYLFAQSVGMLDNIWLLIILYTSMNLPIAVWMLRSFLSEVPVEILEAASVDGANLIRTLRSVVAPIVTPGIASAALICFIFSWNELLFARVLTGTVAQTAPVFLTGFVTSQGLFLAKVCAASIVVSLPVLIAGFAAQDKLVQGLSLGAVK, via the coding sequence ATGAGCGGCCAGGTCACGATCGTGACGGGTAAGAAGAGCCGTGGTGGCGGCTTCTTCCTCGGCGGGCTGGCGTGGATCGTCGGCATCCTGTTCGTGCTGCCGGTGGTGTGGATGCTGCTGACCTCGTTCCACACCGAGGAGGACGCGGCGAAGAACCCGCCGGACCTGGGCGCGCCGCTGACGCTGGACGGGTACAGGTCGTTCTTCGACACCGGCCCGTGGCCGTCGATCGCGAACTCGCTGACGGCGAGCATCCTGTCCACGGTGCTGGTCATCCTGCTCGCGTTCCCGGCGGCGTACGCGCTGTCGATCCGGCCGGTGAAGAAGTGGACGGATGTGCTGTTCTTCTTCCTGTCCACCAAGATGCTGCCCGTGGTCGCCGGCCTGCTGCCGATCTACCTGTTCGCGCAGTCGGTCGGGATGCTGGACAACATCTGGCTGCTGATCATCCTGTACACCTCGATGAACCTGCCGATCGCGGTCTGGATGCTGCGCAGCTTCCTGTCCGAGGTGCCGGTGGAGATCCTCGAGGCGGCCTCGGTCGACGGGGCGAACCTGATCCGCACGCTGCGCTCCGTGGTGGCGCCGATCGTCACGCCGGGGATCGCCTCGGCCGCGCTGATCTGCTTCATCTTCAGCTGGAACGAGTTGCTGTTCGCCCGCGTGCTGACCGGCACGGTGGCGCAGACGGCTCCGGTGTTCTTGACTGGGTTCGTGACCAGTCAAGGATTGTTCCTCGCCAAAGTCTGTGCCGCGTCCATCGTGGTGTCGTTGCCGGTCCTGATCGCCGGGTTCGCCGCCCAGGACAAGCTCGTCCAGGGTCTGTCGCTGGGGGCGGTCAAGTGA
- a CDS encoding sugar-binding transcriptional regulator has translation MESFGPAQLVLTASIARRYYVDGRSKVEIADEFRLSRFKVARLLDQARSSGLVRIEISHPGAIDLDLSARLQEALGLRRAIVVDTPEVDEPALRTQLGKAAADLLSEIVTPEDVLGLAWARAVTAMTEQLTSLAPVPVVQLTGALTRPDVEANSVELVRHTARLSGGPAYLFYAPLVVPDAATARALRQQPEVAEAISHFDSVTKAVVGLGSWSAGQSTLYDAMDEKACEQLQRRGVVADISGVFVDADGVAVQSRVTDRVIAINAEQMDKIDEVIAIPYGLAKVAAVRAAVRSGLVNAIVTHAPLAKALLQQSD, from the coding sequence ATGGAATCCTTCGGGCCGGCACAGCTGGTGCTCACCGCGTCGATCGCGCGGCGGTACTACGTCGACGGCCGGTCGAAGGTGGAGATCGCGGACGAGTTCCGGCTCAGCCGGTTCAAAGTCGCGCGATTGCTCGACCAGGCGCGCAGCAGCGGACTCGTTCGGATCGAGATCAGCCATCCCGGCGCCATCGACCTCGACCTGTCCGCCCGCCTGCAGGAGGCACTCGGTCTGCGCCGGGCGATCGTGGTGGACACCCCCGAGGTCGACGAGCCCGCCTTGCGCACGCAACTCGGCAAGGCCGCAGCTGATCTGCTGTCGGAGATCGTCACACCCGAGGACGTGCTCGGGTTGGCCTGGGCGCGAGCCGTGACCGCGATGACCGAGCAACTCACGTCACTCGCCCCCGTGCCGGTCGTCCAGCTGACAGGCGCCCTGACCCGTCCGGACGTCGAGGCGAACTCGGTCGAGCTCGTCCGTCACACAGCTCGCCTGTCGGGCGGCCCGGCGTACCTGTTCTATGCGCCGCTCGTCGTGCCGGATGCCGCGACGGCACGCGCGTTGCGGCAGCAGCCGGAGGTCGCCGAGGCGATCAGCCATTTCGACTCGGTGACGAAGGCGGTCGTCGGCCTCGGGTCGTGGTCGGCCGGCCAGTCGACGCTGTACGACGCGATGGACGAGAAGGCCTGTGAACAGTTGCAGCGCCGCGGCGTCGTGGCGGACATCTCGGGCGTTTTCGTGGACGCAGACGGCGTCGCGGTGCAGAGCCGGGTCACCGATCGGGTGATCGCGATCAACGCCGAGCAGATGGACAAGATCGACGAGGTGATCGCCATCCCGTACGGGCTCGCGAAGGTCGCGGCGGTGCGGGCCGCCGTACGCAGCGGGCTCGTGAACGCGATCGTTACCCACGCACCCCTGGCGAAGGCCCTGCTGCAACAGTCAGACTGA
- a CDS encoding DUF3592 domain-containing protein — translation MALVGAVIVFVVGFVQLHTVYVLEHRGEVVTATLLDVKNGKRARITVSYTTREGEPLTAKIRYDTIRERGDTIRVVYDPQKPSRVDVPDGFSYWVPGMVLGLGVVLCVAALVMALWRGGPSNQARPEVSPYPW, via the coding sequence ATGGCGTTGGTCGGGGCGGTCATTGTCTTCGTGGTCGGCTTCGTCCAGTTGCACACGGTCTACGTGCTGGAGCATCGCGGCGAGGTCGTCACTGCCACCCTTCTCGACGTAAAGAACGGGAAGCGTGCGCGGATCACCGTCAGTTACACGACGCGGGAAGGTGAGCCGCTCACCGCGAAGATTCGGTACGACACGATCCGCGAGCGCGGCGACACGATCCGGGTGGTGTACGACCCGCAGAAGCCCAGCCGGGTGGACGTGCCCGACGGGTTCAGCTACTGGGTGCCAGGCATGGTGCTGGGCCTGGGGGTCGTCCTGTGCGTCGCTGCCCTGGTCATGGCGCTGTGGCGGGGCGGCCCGTCGAATCAGGCACGGCCAGAGGTCTCGCCCTACCCTTGGTGA
- a CDS encoding carbohydrate ABC transporter permease yields MSVDAKPDTPAKPGRRHAPPPGSEGTLMRRTGDWARRGPLLPALVFMIIVTQLPFVVTIVVSFMDWNAYYPDERGFAGIDNFRRVITDANTRHAIWVTILLTAGVVLISLVFGLLIALLLDRKFRGRGVVRTMMITPFLVVPVAAALLWKHALYNPTYGLFNGVLKWLFGDNAPQPDWISNQPLWSIIFALVWQWTPFMMLILLAGLQSRPLDVIEAAGIDGANQWEIFRYMTLPHLRQYLELSALLGSIYVVQNFDAVFTITSGGLGTANLPYTIYQTFYTAHDYGRASAAGVIVVIGTIAIATFALRSVSTLFREETGK; encoded by the coding sequence ATGTCCGTCGACGCAAAACCTGACACTCCCGCGAAGCCCGGACGCCGGCACGCACCGCCGCCCGGTTCTGAAGGCACCCTGATGCGCAGGACCGGCGACTGGGCCCGGCGCGGCCCGTTGCTGCCCGCGCTGGTGTTCATGATCATCGTGACCCAGTTGCCGTTCGTGGTCACGATCGTCGTGTCCTTCATGGACTGGAACGCGTACTACCCCGACGAGCGCGGCTTCGCCGGGATCGACAACTTCCGCCGGGTGATCACCGACGCGAACACCCGGCACGCGATCTGGGTGACGATCCTGCTGACCGCGGGCGTCGTCCTGATCAGCCTGGTGTTCGGGCTGCTGATCGCGCTGCTGCTGGACCGCAAGTTCCGCGGCCGGGGTGTGGTCCGGACGATGATGATCACGCCGTTCCTGGTCGTCCCGGTGGCTGCGGCCCTGCTGTGGAAGCACGCGCTGTACAACCCGACGTACGGGCTGTTCAACGGCGTGCTGAAGTGGTTGTTCGGCGACAACGCACCGCAGCCGGACTGGATCAGCAACCAGCCGTTGTGGTCGATCATCTTCGCGCTGGTCTGGCAGTGGACGCCGTTCATGATGCTGATCCTGCTGGCCGGCCTGCAGAGCCGTCCGCTGGACGTCATCGAGGCGGCCGGGATCGACGGCGCGAACCAGTGGGAGATCTTCCGCTACATGACGCTGCCGCACCTGCGCCAGTACCTGGAGCTGTCCGCGCTGCTCGGGTCGATCTACGTCGTCCAGAACTTCGACGCGGTCTTCACGATCACGTCCGGCGGCCTCGGTACGGCGAACCTCCCGTACACGATCTACCAGACCTTCTACACCGCGCACGACTACGGCCGGGCGTCCGCGGCCGGTGTGATCGTGGTGATCGGCACGATCGCCATCGCCACCTTCGCGCTGCGCTCGGTGTCCACGCTGTTCCGAGAGGAGACGGGGAAATGA
- a CDS encoding mannitol dehydrogenase family protein, with protein sequence MPSYDRTAVTPGIVHFGVGGFHRAHQAMYLDRLMNEGKALDWGIVGVGVLPHDRRMADVMAAQDTLYTLVIKSPDGTLEPRVIGSIVGYLFAPDDPNAVLARMVDPATRIVSLTITEGGYHVNQVTGELDASDPALAADLEPGATPGSAFGFIVEALRRRREAGVPPFTVMSCDNIPGNGHVARKMLASFARLKDPELAEFLENEVRFPNCMVDRITPVTADADREALAERFGVEDGWPVVCEPFTQWVLEDDFGGGRPPYEEVGVQIVEDVEPYEFMKLRLLNASHQALCYLGFLDGYRYAHEVCQDKLYVDFLLGYMDHEGTPTLPPVPGVDLDRYKHQLIERFANPEVRDTLARLCAESSDRIPKWLLPVVREQLAAGREIKRSVLVVASWARYAEGVDEQGQPIEVVDRLRDKLVERAQHNREDPLVFISDPDLFGDLASDERFVTPYKAALKSLHEIGARATLEAL encoded by the coding sequence GTGCCTTCCTACGACCGTACGGCGGTGACGCCGGGGATCGTGCACTTCGGCGTCGGCGGGTTCCATCGCGCGCACCAGGCGATGTACCTGGACCGGCTGATGAACGAAGGCAAGGCGCTGGACTGGGGGATCGTCGGCGTCGGCGTGCTCCCGCACGACCGGCGGATGGCCGACGTCATGGCCGCCCAGGACACGTTGTACACGCTGGTGATCAAGTCTCCGGACGGGACGCTCGAGCCGCGGGTGATCGGGTCGATCGTCGGGTACCTGTTCGCGCCGGACGATCCGAACGCCGTGCTGGCTCGGATGGTCGACCCGGCGACCCGGATCGTGTCCCTGACGATCACCGAGGGCGGGTACCACGTGAACCAGGTGACGGGGGAGCTCGACGCCTCCGATCCGGCGCTGGCCGCGGACCTCGAGCCGGGCGCGACGCCGGGGAGCGCGTTCGGGTTCATCGTCGAGGCCTTGCGGCGGCGGCGAGAGGCCGGCGTACCGCCGTTCACCGTGATGTCGTGCGACAACATCCCGGGCAACGGGCACGTCGCGCGCAAGATGCTGGCGTCGTTCGCGCGGCTCAAGGACCCGGAGCTCGCCGAGTTCCTGGAGAACGAGGTGCGGTTCCCGAACTGCATGGTCGACCGGATCACGCCGGTCACCGCGGACGCGGACCGGGAGGCGCTGGCCGAGCGGTTCGGGGTCGAGGACGGCTGGCCGGTGGTGTGCGAGCCGTTCACGCAGTGGGTCCTCGAGGACGACTTCGGCGGCGGGCGCCCGCCGTACGAGGAGGTCGGCGTCCAGATCGTCGAGGACGTCGAGCCGTACGAGTTCATGAAGCTGCGGCTGCTGAACGCTTCGCACCAGGCGTTGTGCTACCTCGGGTTCCTGGACGGCTACCGGTACGCGCACGAGGTCTGTCAGGACAAGCTGTACGTCGACTTCCTGCTCGGCTACATGGACCACGAAGGTACGCCGACGTTGCCGCCGGTGCCCGGGGTCGATCTGGACCGCTACAAGCACCAGCTGATCGAGCGGTTCGCGAATCCCGAAGTACGGGACACACTGGCGCGGCTGTGCGCCGAGAGCTCGGACCGGATCCCCAAGTGGCTGCTGCCAGTGGTGCGCGAGCAACTCGCGGCCGGGCGGGAGATCAAGCGCTCGGTGCTCGTGGTCGCGTCCTGGGCACGGTACGCCGAGGGCGTCGACGAGCAGGGGCAGCCGATCGAGGTCGTCGACCGGCTGCGCGACAAGCTGGTCGAGCGGGCGCAGCACAACCGCGAGGATCCGTTGGTGTTCATCTCGGACCCGGATCTGTTCGGGGACCTGGCGTCGGACGAGCGGTTCGTGACGCCGTACAAGGCCGCTCTGAAGTCGCTCCACGAGATCGGCGCCCGCGCCACCCTCGAAGCCCTCTAG
- a CDS encoding uridine kinase family protein, whose amino-acid sequence MRSRVVLLAGPSGAGKSRLAELVGLPVVRLDDFYRDGDDEAMPRSPLGIVDWDDPRSWDGDRAVAALEQLCTTGTADLPIYDIAADGTVGHRPVTTGGSPLIVAEGIFADQITSELRDRDLLAAAICVYHHRVVTFVRRFQRDLREHRKPPLTLLRRGLLLLRDDPQVVRRCVAAGCEPMHPKAARVRIETLLTQATSQ is encoded by the coding sequence GTGCGTTCACGGGTGGTGTTGCTGGCGGGGCCTTCGGGGGCGGGGAAGTCGCGCCTGGCCGAGCTGGTCGGGCTGCCCGTCGTACGGCTGGACGACTTCTACCGGGACGGCGACGACGAGGCGATGCCGCGGTCGCCGCTCGGCATCGTCGATTGGGACGACCCACGCTCCTGGGACGGCGATCGTGCGGTCGCGGCCCTGGAGCAGTTGTGTACGACGGGAACCGCCGATCTCCCGATCTACGACATCGCCGCCGACGGCACTGTCGGTCACCGGCCCGTCACCACCGGCGGTTCACCGTTGATCGTTGCTGAAGGCATCTTCGCGGACCAGATCACCAGCGAGCTCCGCGACCGCGACCTGCTGGCGGCCGCGATCTGCGTGTATCACCACCGCGTCGTCACGTTCGTCCGGCGCTTCCAGCGGGACCTCCGCGAGCACCGCAAACCCCCGCTGACGCTGCTCCGCCGCGGTCTGCTGCTGCTCCGCGACGACCCGCAGGTGGTCCGCCGCTGCGTCGCCGCGGGCTGCGAACCCATGCATCCGAAGGCCGCTCGCGTCCGGATCGAGACGCTTCTCACGCAGGCGACGTCTCAGTAG
- a CDS encoding cytidine deaminase, which yields MSPTSPSEVDWPALRAVAVDMMHRAYAPYSHFPVGAAAYADDGRIVAGCNVENASYGLTLCAECGLVSDLHRTGGGRLVAFTCVDRHEHLLTPCGRCRQLLHENGGPGLLIETATGIRLLRELLPDAFGPEFLEE from the coding sequence GTGAGCCCTACGTCACCGAGTGAGGTCGACTGGCCGGCGTTGCGCGCGGTTGCCGTCGACATGATGCACCGCGCGTACGCGCCGTACTCGCACTTCCCGGTGGGCGCCGCGGCGTACGCCGACGACGGGCGGATCGTTGCCGGGTGCAACGTGGAGAACGCGTCGTACGGGTTGACGTTGTGCGCCGAGTGCGGGCTGGTGTCGGACCTGCACCGGACCGGGGGCGGACGGCTGGTCGCGTTCACCTGCGTGGATCGGCACGAGCACCTGCTGACGCCGTGCGGACGGTGCCGGCAACTGCTGCACGAGAACGGCGGCCCGGGGCTGCTGATCGAGACCGCGACCGGGATCCGGCTGCTGCGCGAACTGCTGCCGGACGCGTTCGGCCCCGAGTTTCTGGAGGAATGA
- a CDS encoding thymidine phosphorylase produces MMSFDAVDVIRAKRDKGELSDGQIDWVIDAYTKGEVADEQMSALAMAILLNGMNRREIARWTAAMIASGERMDFGKLSRPTADKHSTGGVGDKITLPLAPLVAACGVAVPQLSGRGLGHTGGTLDKLESIPGWRASLSNEELMQQLEDVGAVICAAGDGLAPADKKLYALRDVTGTVEAIPLIASSIMSKKIAEGTGALVLDVKVGSGAFMKDLTDARELAETMVALGTDAGVRTVALLTDMSVPLGLTAGNALEVRESVEVLAGGGPADVVELTVALANEMLAAAGVTGVDPAEKLRDGTAMDAWRAMISAQGGDPSAELPVAPEQHVVPAPSSGVLSKLDALAVGVAAWRLGAGRARKEDPVSAVAGVEMHAKPGDRIQEGQPLLTLHTDDPTRIDRALESLTNAIAVADSYEPGPLVIDRITA; encoded by the coding sequence ATGATGAGTTTCGACGCGGTGGATGTCATCCGGGCCAAGCGCGACAAGGGCGAGCTGAGCGACGGGCAGATCGACTGGGTGATCGACGCCTACACCAAGGGCGAGGTCGCCGACGAGCAGATGTCGGCGCTGGCGATGGCGATCCTGCTGAACGGGATGAACCGCCGCGAGATCGCCCGCTGGACCGCGGCGATGATCGCGTCCGGCGAGCGGATGGACTTCGGCAAACTGTCCCGGCCGACCGCGGACAAGCACTCGACCGGCGGTGTCGGCGACAAGATCACGCTGCCGTTGGCACCGTTGGTGGCGGCCTGCGGGGTTGCCGTACCGCAGCTGTCCGGCCGCGGGCTCGGGCACACCGGCGGCACCCTGGACAAGCTGGAGTCGATCCCGGGCTGGCGGGCCTCGCTGTCGAACGAAGAGCTGATGCAGCAGCTCGAGGACGTCGGCGCGGTGATCTGTGCGGCCGGTGACGGTCTGGCGCCGGCGGACAAGAAGCTGTACGCGCTGCGCGACGTGACCGGTACGGTCGAGGCGATCCCGTTGATCGCCAGCTCGATCATGAGCAAGAAGATCGCCGAGGGTACCGGCGCGCTGGTGCTGGACGTGAAGGTCGGGTCCGGGGCGTTCATGAAGGACCTGACGGACGCCCGCGAGCTGGCCGAGACCATGGTTGCCCTGGGCACCGACGCGGGTGTGAGGACCGTCGCGCTGCTCACCGACATGTCCGTCCCGCTCGGACTGACCGCCGGAAACGCTTTGGAGGTTCGCGAATCGGTCGAGGTCCTGGCCGGTGGCGGACCCGCCGACGTCGTCGAGCTGACCGTTGCCCTGGCCAACGAGATGCTCGCCGCGGCCGGGGTCACCGGCGTCGACCCGGCCGAGAAGCTTCGTGACGGTACGGCGATGGACGCCTGGCGGGCGATGATCTCGGCCCAGGGCGGCGACCCGTCCGCCGAGCTCCCGGTCGCTCCCGAGCAGCACGTCGTACCGGCCCCGTCGTCCGGCGTACTCTCCAAGCTCGACGCCCTCGCGGTGGGCGTCGCCGCCTGGCGCCTCGGCGCGGGCCGCGCGCGCAAGGAGGACCCGGTGTCCGCGGTAGCCGGCGTGGAGATGCACGCCAAGCCGGGCGACCGCATCCAGGAAGGCCAGCCCCTCCTCACCCTCCACACCGACGACCCCACCCGCATCGACCGCGCCCTGGAGTCCCTCACCAACGCCATTGCTGTCGCCGACTCCTACGAGCCCGGCCCGCTGGTCATCGACCGCATCACCGCCTGA
- a CDS encoding phosphotransferase yields MPAAEVELVGGTANRGLVVRVGDTVRRPLRASSAATHALLQHLESVGFEGAPALLGMDSQGREVLSYLPGETVTAPYPSWSMTDEALDSVAVLLRSYHQAVADFRPAGLEWAEPVPAGYVTGLISHNDPNLDNVVFRDGVAVALIDFDLAGPGSALWDVATAVRLWAPLRPDADIHDVRHGQSLARLRRFANAYGLTDADRLRLVDAAADNHIWCMDYVRRGSEAGHPWFHQRWTTGEAELTDRTNHWFKQSDAALRQALLG; encoded by the coding sequence ATGCCTGCTGCTGAGGTCGAGTTGGTCGGAGGTACGGCGAACCGCGGGTTGGTGGTGCGGGTCGGAGATACCGTCCGGCGGCCGCTGCGCGCCAGTAGTGCGGCGACGCATGCGCTCCTGCAGCACCTGGAAAGCGTCGGATTCGAGGGCGCGCCGGCGCTCCTCGGCATGGATTCCCAGGGGCGGGAGGTGCTCTCGTACTTGCCCGGGGAGACCGTTACAGCGCCGTACCCCTCCTGGTCGATGACGGACGAGGCGCTCGACAGCGTGGCGGTGCTGCTGCGTTCCTACCACCAGGCAGTCGCGGACTTCCGGCCCGCCGGACTCGAGTGGGCCGAGCCGGTGCCCGCCGGCTACGTCACCGGGCTGATCAGCCACAACGACCCGAACCTCGACAACGTGGTGTTCCGGGACGGGGTCGCGGTCGCACTCATCGACTTCGATCTGGCCGGTCCTGGGTCGGCTCTGTGGGACGTCGCCACCGCCGTACGGCTCTGGGCCCCACTACGCCCCGACGCGGACATCCACGACGTACGGCATGGTCAGTCGCTCGCTCGTCTCCGCCGCTTCGCGAACGCCTACGGCCTGACGGACGCCGACCGCCTCCGCCTGGTCGATGCCGCCGCCGACAACCACATCTGGTGCATGGACTACGTCCGCCGAGGCTCCGAAGCCGGCCACCCCTGGTTCCACCAGCGCTGGACCACCGGCGAGGCCGAACTGACCGACCGCACCAACCACTGGTTCAAACAGTCGGACGCCGCACTCCGCCAGGCTCTTCTGGGCTGA